A single genomic interval of Elusimicrobiaceae bacterium harbors:
- a CDS encoding HAMP domain-containing histidine kinase, which translates to MPENEKMDTSNQITHTQDAAKMLSLVSHKLRTPLSIINGYSEAILSQSSKEKFSPFTTKALEEINKQGIKLCALVDKLMFFNKVENLQPKDLAKKQINLKNLLKVCANDAISHEEDSSTVPSTSAIAKRGTFIEIDCPSNLEIKSDEELMAFLLEELITNAIKFNTKAEKIIKVQCAHHGDSVSISVRDYGTGVRPQDVNKIFERFYQVDDYFTGQIDGWGLGLPMVKKILDLHGGSISVISDRGLGTIFTVSLPIV; encoded by the coding sequence ATGCCTGAAAACGAAAAGATGGATACTAGCAATCAGATCACTCACACTCAAGATGCAGCCAAAATGCTCTCTCTGGTGTCGCATAAACTCAGAACGCCGCTTTCCATTATTAATGGATATTCGGAGGCTATTTTATCTCAATCCTCCAAAGAAAAATTTTCCCCTTTTACCACCAAAGCCTTAGAGGAAATCAACAAACAAGGCATCAAACTGTGTGCTTTGGTGGATAAACTTATGTTTTTTAACAAAGTGGAAAACTTACAACCCAAAGATTTGGCAAAAAAACAAATTAATTTAAAAAATTTGTTAAAAGTTTGTGCTAATGATGCCATTTCCCATGAGGAAGATTCTTCCACCGTTCCCTCCACTTCCGCCATTGCCAAACGGGGAACTTTTATTGAAATAGACTGTCCGTCTAATTTAGAGATCAAAAGCGATGAAGAATTGATGGCATTTCTATTGGAAGAATTGATAACTAATGCCATTAAATTCAATACAAAGGCAGAAAAGATCATCAAGGTTCAATGTGCTCATCATGGAGATAGTGTATCCATTTCCGTACGCGATTATGGAACAGGCGTAAGACCTCAGGACGTCAATAAAATTTTTGAGCGTTTTTACCAAGTAGATGATTATTTTACCGGCCAAATTGATGGTTGGGGTTTGGGTCTTCCGATGGTGAAAAAAATACTGGATTTACATGGCGGAAGCATCAGTGTCATCTCAGACAGAGGCTTAGGCACCATCTTTACGGTTAGTTTACCCATTGTATGA